One Hyphomicrobium sp. CS1GBMeth3 DNA segment encodes these proteins:
- a CDS encoding GatB/YqeY domain-containing protein produces MRARITQDVKDAMKSGDKARLTTLRLITAAIKDRELGVGGPPVEVGDAEVVAILQKMVKQRRESIATYEKAGRTDLADQEKSEIAVLEGYLPKQMDEAAVKAAVSALIAELGAAGPKDMGRVMGALKERFAGQMDFGRASGVVKELLK; encoded by the coding sequence ATGCGCGCGCGCATCACCCAGGACGTCAAGGATGCCATGAAGTCGGGCGACAAGGCTCGGCTCACGACGCTGCGTTTGATCACGGCCGCCATCAAGGATCGCGAGCTTGGCGTCGGCGGCCCGCCGGTCGAGGTGGGCGATGCCGAGGTCGTGGCGATCCTGCAGAAGATGGTGAAGCAGCGCCGAGAGAGCATTGCGACGTATGAGAAGGCAGGCCGCACGGATCTGGCGGACCAGGAGAAATCCGAGATCGCCGTCTTGGAGGGCTACCTGCCGAAGCAGATGGATGAGGCCGCGGTGAAGGCCGCCGTTTCAGCGCTGATCGCCGAACTCGGTGCAGCGGGTCCGAAGGACATGGGCCGTGTCATGGGAGCCTTGAAGGAGCGTTTTGCCGGCCAGATGGACTTCGGCCGCGCAAGCGGCGTCGTGAAGGAGCTGCTGAAGTAG
- a CDS encoding SRPBCC domain-containing protein has product MTEIRQGRTDSASRVLAASPDTIYQALVDPAAVAAWRPPAGMSARIDVFEPREGGRFRMALLYETGGSGKTTENADVVEGEFGELVPGARVVERVRFVSDDPAFAGEMTITTSLTPVAGGTRVAVVCENVPTGISAADHQVGLASTLANLATFTE; this is encoded by the coding sequence ATGACTGAGATCCGCCAAGGCAGAACCGACAGCGCTTCGCGCGTCCTCGCGGCGTCACCGGACACCATATACCAGGCCCTCGTGGATCCGGCCGCCGTGGCTGCGTGGCGTCCGCCCGCGGGTATGAGCGCCCGAATCGACGTCTTCGAGCCCCGCGAAGGCGGCCGCTTTCGTATGGCGCTCCTGTATGAGACGGGCGGGAGCGGCAAAACAACTGAGAACGCCGACGTGGTGGAGGGCGAGTTCGGCGAGCTGGTGCCTGGCGCGCGGGTGGTCGAGCGTGTGCGGTTTGTGAGCGATGATCCGGCTTTTGCGGGCGAGATGACGATCACGACCAGCCTGACGCCGGTCGCGGGCGGCACCCGCGTGGCCGTCGTCTGCGAGAACGTGCCGACCGGCATCAGCGCGGCCGACCACCAGGTCGGCTTGGCCTCCACCCTGGCCAATCTCGCGACGTTCACCGAATGA
- the carA gene encoding glutamine-hydrolyzing carbamoyl-phosphate synthase small subunit produces MTATPAPWTETPHTARLVLDDGTVITGVGLGATGKAVGEVCFNTAMTGYQEILTDPSYAGQIITFTFPHIGNIGTNSEDTETSNLASRSGVRGCVLRAEITDPSNYRAAAHFDAWLKQRGIIAITGIDTRALTAWIREKGMPNAVIAHEPSGKFDIDALKAEAKAWPGLLGLDLVPDVTSGQSYTWDETRWVWGKGYGRNESPDFHVVAIDYGLKRNILRCLASAGCKVTVVPATTKAEDILERKPDGVFLSNGPGDPAATGEYAVPEIKKLVDSGLPMFGICLGHQMLGLALGAKTRKMHQGHHGANHPVKDHTTEKVEITSMNHGFTVDRETLPKGVVETHVSLFDGTNCGLELEGHPVFSVQYHPEASPGPQDSHYLFDRFVNKMRERRGVPLKSER; encoded by the coding sequence ATGACAGCCACGCCCGCGCCCTGGACCGAGACGCCCCACACGGCCCGCCTCGTGCTCGACGATGGCACCGTGATCACCGGCGTTGGCCTCGGCGCCACCGGCAAGGCGGTCGGCGAGGTGTGCTTCAACACGGCCATGACCGGCTATCAGGAGATCCTGACCGACCCGTCGTATGCCGGCCAGATCATCACCTTCACGTTTCCGCACATCGGCAACATCGGCACCAACAGCGAAGACACCGAGACTTCGAACCTCGCGTCACGCTCGGGCGTGCGCGGCTGCGTGCTGCGCGCCGAAATCACCGATCCCTCGAACTACCGCGCCGCTGCGCATTTCGATGCCTGGCTCAAACAGCGCGGCATCATTGCCATCACGGGCATCGACACGCGCGCCCTGACCGCCTGGATCCGCGAGAAGGGCATGCCCAATGCCGTCATCGCGCACGAGCCGTCGGGCAAGTTCGATATCGACGCATTGAAAGCAGAGGCCAAGGCGTGGCCGGGCCTGTTGGGCCTCGACCTCGTGCCGGACGTGACCAGCGGCCAGAGCTACACCTGGGACGAGACGCGCTGGGTCTGGGGCAAGGGCTACGGCCGTAACGAGAGCCCGGACTTCCACGTCGTCGCCATCGACTACGGCCTGAAGCGCAACATTCTGCGCTGCCTGGCGTCCGCCGGCTGCAAGGTGACGGTGGTGCCCGCCACCACCAAGGCCGAGGACATTCTCGAGCGCAAGCCGGACGGCGTGTTCCTTTCGAACGGGCCGGGCGACCCGGCCGCGACCGGAGAATACGCCGTGCCGGAGATCAAGAAGCTGGTCGATTCAGGGCTGCCGATGTTCGGCATCTGCCTGGGCCACCAGATGCTGGGCCTCGCGCTCGGCGCCAAGACGCGCAAGATGCATCAGGGCCACCACGGCGCCAACCACCCGGTCAAGGACCACACCACCGAGAAGGTGGAGATTACATCCATGAATCATGGGTTTACGGTCGACCGCGAGACCCTGCCGAAGGGCGTCGTCGAGACCCACGTGTCGTTGTTCGATGGCACCAACTGCGGGCTCGAGCTGGAAGGCCACCCGGTTTTCTCGGTCCAGTATCACCCGGAGGCCTCTCCGGGTCCGCAGGACAGCCACTACCTGTTCGACCGTTTCGTTAACAAGATGCGCGAGCGGCGCGGGGTGCCGCTCAAGTCGGAGCGTTAA
- the carB gene encoding carbamoyl-phosphate synthase large subunit → MPKRTDIDAILIIGAGPIVIGQACEFDYSGTQACKALKSEGYRIILVNSNPATIMTDPELADATYIEPITPEIVAKIIAEERRQRPDEKLVLLPTMGGQTALNTALALEKQGVLAEHGIELIGARAEAIDKAEDRKLFREAMDRIGLESPRAAIASSPPIKDANGYITGYDTQVGFAEAMRALDEIGLPAIIRPAFTLGGTGGGVAYNREEFEQIARSGIDASPVGQILIDESLLGWKEYEMEVVRDKADNCIIICSIENIDPMGVHTGDSITVAPALTLTDKEYQIMRDASIAVLREIGVETGGSNVQFAVNPDTGRLVVIEMNPRVSRSSALASKATGFPIAKVAARLAVGYTLDELENDITGGATPASFEPTIDYVVTKIPRFAFEKFQGADTTLTTAMRSVGEAMAIGRTFAESLQKALRSMETGLTGLDDVELEGLGGGDDKNVIRAALGRPTPDRILKVAQALRLGVEPEQVHASCKIDPWFIDRIEEILDVEARVKAHGLPQSAEHFRFLKAMGFSDARLAKLAGKTEAEVRAARHALNVRPVFKRIDTCAAEFASPTAYMYSTYERGLTGDPVCEAAPSGREKIVILGGGPNRIGQGIEFDYCCCHACFALTAAGYETIMVNCNPETVSTDYDTSDRLYFEPLTAEDVLEIIQREKDNGTLKGVIVQFGGQTPLKLASALEEAGVPILGTSPDAIDLAEDRDRFKALIEKLGLKQPESGIAATPQEAAEIAERVKFPVVIRPSYVLGGRAMEIVHDRAEVDRYITRLSATLDRPSELVVSAKRPLLIDRYLADATEVDVDCLSDGKDTFIAGIMEHIEEAGIHSGDSACSLPPYSLSPKIIAELERQAREMALALGVVGLMNVQFAIKDDEVYVLEVNPRASRTVPFVAKVIGKPIAAIASEIMAGKPLKDFGLKPAHIEHVAVKEAVFPFARFPGVDPILGPEMRSTGEVMGVDRDFSIAFAKSQLGAGQKLPTSGTVFVSVKDADKDRIVAPLRELVELGFKVIATRGTRRHLEAYGVQCEVVNKVLEGRPHIVDAMKNGDVALVFNTTEGAKAVSDSKDIRRTALLHHIPYYTTLAGAVAVTRAIKALKADILKVAPLQAYVGRPS, encoded by the coding sequence ATGCCCAAACGCACAGATATTGACGCGATCCTCATCATCGGCGCCGGCCCCATCGTTATCGGCCAGGCGTGCGAGTTTGATTATTCCGGCACCCAGGCGTGCAAGGCGCTGAAGTCCGAGGGATACAGGATCATCCTGGTCAACTCGAATCCGGCGACGATCATGACTGATCCGGAGCTGGCGGATGCAACCTATATCGAGCCGATCACGCCCGAGATCGTGGCTAAGATCATCGCCGAGGAGCGCCGTCAGCGCCCTGACGAGAAGCTCGTGCTGTTGCCGACCATGGGTGGGCAGACGGCGCTCAACACGGCGCTCGCTCTGGAGAAGCAGGGCGTGCTCGCCGAGCACGGCATCGAGCTCATCGGCGCGCGCGCCGAGGCCATCGACAAGGCTGAGGACAGGAAGCTGTTCCGCGAGGCCATGGACCGCATCGGGCTCGAGAGTCCGCGCGCGGCCATTGCCTCCTCGCCGCCGATCAAGGACGCGAACGGGTACATCACCGGCTACGACACGCAGGTGGGCTTCGCCGAAGCCATGCGCGCGCTCGACGAGATCGGCCTACCTGCCATCATCCGTCCCGCCTTCACGCTCGGCGGCACCGGCGGCGGCGTCGCCTACAACCGAGAGGAATTCGAGCAGATCGCCCGCTCCGGCATCGACGCCTCGCCCGTCGGCCAGATCCTGATCGACGAGAGCCTGCTCGGCTGGAAGGAGTATGAGATGGAGGTCGTCCGCGACAAGGCGGACAACTGCATCATCATCTGCTCCATCGAGAACATCGATCCGATGGGCGTGCACACCGGCGACAGCATCACCGTCGCGCCGGCGCTGACGCTGACCGACAAAGAATATCAGATCATGCGTGACGCCTCGATCGCGGTGCTACGCGAGATCGGCGTCGAGACCGGCGGCTCGAACGTGCAGTTCGCGGTCAACCCCGACACCGGCCGCCTCGTCGTCATCGAGATGAACCCGCGCGTCTCGCGCTCCTCTGCGCTGGCGTCGAAAGCAACCGGCTTCCCGATCGCGAAGGTCGCAGCCCGTCTCGCCGTGGGCTACACGCTCGACGAACTGGAAAACGACATCACGGGCGGCGCGACGCCCGCCTCGTTCGAGCCGACCATCGATTACGTCGTCACCAAGATCCCGCGCTTCGCATTCGAAAAGTTTCAGGGCGCCGACACCACGCTCACGACCGCCATGCGCTCGGTGGGCGAGGCCATGGCCATCGGCCGCACGTTCGCCGAAAGCCTGCAGAAGGCCCTGCGCTCCATGGAGACCGGGCTAACCGGCCTCGACGACGTGGAACTCGAAGGCCTCGGCGGCGGCGACGACAAGAACGTCATTCGCGCCGCGCTGGGCCGTCCCACGCCCGACCGCATCCTGAAAGTCGCGCAGGCGCTGCGCCTCGGCGTCGAGCCCGAGCAGGTGCATGCCTCCTGCAAGATCGACCCGTGGTTCATCGACCGCATCGAGGAGATCCTGGACGTCGAGGCGCGCGTCAAAGCGCACGGGCTTCCGCAATCGGCCGAGCACTTCCGCTTCCTGAAGGCGATGGGCTTCTCGGACGCGCGTCTCGCCAAGCTCGCCGGCAAGACGGAGGCGGAGGTGCGCGCGGCGCGTCACGCGCTCAATGTGCGCCCCGTCTTCAAGCGCATCGACACCTGCGCGGCGGAGTTCGCTTCGCCCACCGCCTACATGTATTCGACGTACGAGCGCGGATTGACCGGAGACCCGGTGTGTGAAGCCGCGCCGTCCGGCCGCGAGAAGATCGTGATCCTCGGCGGCGGCCCGAACCGCATCGGTCAGGGCATCGAGTTCGACTACTGCTGTTGCCACGCCTGCTTCGCGCTGACGGCCGCGGGTTACGAGACCATCATGGTCAACTGCAACCCCGAGACCGTCTCCACCGACTACGACACGTCGGATCGGCTCTACTTCGAGCCGCTGACGGCCGAGGACGTGCTCGAGATCATCCAGCGCGAGAAAGACAATGGCACGCTGAAGGGCGTCATCGTTCAGTTCGGCGGCCAGACGCCGTTGAAGCTCGCGAGCGCGCTCGAGGAAGCGGGCGTGCCGATCCTCGGCACATCGCCCGACGCCATCGACCTCGCCGAGGACCGCGACCGCTTCAAGGCGCTGATCGAGAAGCTCGGCCTCAAGCAGCCGGAGAGCGGCATCGCCGCAACCCCGCAGGAAGCTGCCGAGATCGCCGAGCGCGTGAAATTCCCGGTCGTCATCCGCCCCTCGTACGTGCTCGGTGGCCGCGCCATGGAGATCGTGCACGATCGCGCCGAGGTGGACCGCTACATCACGCGCCTCTCCGCGACGCTTGATCGTCCGTCGGAGCTGGTGGTCTCTGCCAAGCGTCCGCTCCTGATCGACCGCTATCTGGCGGATGCCACCGAGGTCGACGTCGATTGCCTCTCGGATGGCAAGGACACTTTCATCGCCGGCATCATGGAGCACATCGAGGAGGCGGGCATCCACTCGGGCGATAGCGCCTGCTCGCTGCCACCCTATTCGCTCTCGCCGAAGATCATCGCCGAGCTCGAGCGCCAGGCGCGCGAGATGGCGCTGGCGCTCGGCGTCGTCGGCCTCATGAACGTGCAGTTCGCCATCAAGGACGATGAGGTCTACGTCCTCGAGGTCAACCCGCGCGCCTCGCGCACGGTGCCGTTCGTCGCCAAGGTGATCGGCAAGCCGATCGCTGCCATTGCCTCCGAGATCATGGCCGGCAAGCCGCTCAAGGACTTCGGCTTGAAGCCGGCGCACATCGAGCACGTCGCCGTCAAGGAAGCCGTGTTCCCGTTCGCCCGCTTCCCGGGCGTTGACCCGATCCTCGGCCCCGAGATGCGCTCGACGGGCGAGGTGATGGGCGTCGACCGCGATTTCTCGATCGCCTTCGCCAAGAGCCAGCTCGGTGCCGGGCAGAAGCTGCCGACCTCGGGTACCGTCTTCGTGTCGGTCAAGGACGCCGACAAAGACCGCATCGTCGCTCCCCTGAGGGAGCTGGTCGAACTCGGGTTCAAGGTGATCGCCACCCGCGGCACGCGCCGGCACCTCGAGGCCTACGGCGTACAATGCGAGGTTGTGAACAAGGTCCTGGAGGGCCGGCCGCACATCGTCGACGCCATGAAAAACGGCGACGTGGCCTTGGTCTTCAATACAACTGAGGGCGCAAAAGCTGTGTCCGACAGCAAGGACATCCGGCGCACGGCCTTGCTTCACCACATTCCGTATTATACAACCTTAGCCGGTGCGGTCGCCGTGACGCGCGCGATTAAGGCGCTCAAGGCCGATATCCTCAAGGTGGCTCCATTGCAGGCCTACGTCGGCCGTCCTTCTTGA